The Chryseolinea soli genome contains a region encoding:
- a CDS encoding DUF418 domain-containing protein, whose product MQPNLTLAAPVSQAERIVALDILRGLAILGILLMNIPGFAFPDVAEGDPSVLNEFGTINYYLWFGVDWIFSGTQRAMFSMLFGAGIILFIGRQQKRTQGLQPADYFFRRQLWLMAFSLVDVYILLWNGDILLDYACYGMMLFAIRDWTPRALIIGAGVCVLLMLARENRELYLLKSVISKGEAVAALDTTQVKLTALQKEQLADMKSFKERMPHEAKVKRMNEEGEEVRSGYAEAYTFRTQSYLHNLVQYLYLSLWDVLIFFMLGMAFFKLGILTGNAPLRVYAWMCVIGLSLGLGLSYWHVKLKVDYQFNWFEYVKHVPFRFYELTRTPRALGFLGLIMLLYKSGWFNGFFAIFRPVGQMAFTNYLGQSLICGIIFNGYGFALFGKLQRYEIYLVVAAVWTFQIIFCNIWMRFFLYGPLEWAWRSLTYWKRQPFVRSETQPSVDVVNA is encoded by the coding sequence ATGCAACCTAATCTAACCCTTGCCGCGCCGGTGAGCCAGGCGGAGCGCATTGTAGCGCTCGATATTCTTCGCGGTCTGGCCATACTGGGTATCCTGCTGATGAACATCCCGGGCTTTGCATTTCCGGATGTGGCGGAAGGCGACCCCTCCGTGTTGAATGAATTCGGCACCATCAACTACTACCTCTGGTTTGGGGTGGACTGGATTTTCTCCGGCACCCAGCGCGCGATGTTCTCCATGCTTTTCGGGGCAGGCATTATCCTGTTCATCGGCCGGCAACAAAAGCGCACCCAAGGCCTGCAGCCCGCGGACTATTTCTTCCGTCGCCAGCTTTGGCTCATGGCGTTCTCGTTGGTCGATGTCTATATCCTGCTTTGGAACGGCGACATCCTGCTCGACTATGCTTGCTATGGCATGATGCTGTTTGCCATTCGCGACTGGACACCGCGGGCCCTCATCATCGGTGCCGGCGTTTGTGTGCTGCTGATGCTGGCACGCGAAAATCGCGAGTTATATCTTCTCAAATCCGTGATCAGCAAAGGTGAAGCTGTGGCGGCCCTCGATACCACCCAGGTGAAACTCACCGCCCTGCAAAAAGAGCAACTGGCGGATATGAAAAGCTTTAAGGAACGCATGCCCCACGAGGCCAAGGTGAAACGCATGAACGAGGAAGGAGAGGAAGTGCGTTCCGGTTATGCCGAGGCCTACACCTTCCGCACGCAAAGTTATCTCCACAACCTGGTACAGTATCTATACCTGTCGCTTTGGGACGTGCTCATCTTCTTCATGCTCGGCATGGCTTTCTTCAAGCTCGGCATCCTGACCGGCAACGCACCCCTGAGAGTTTACGCCTGGATGTGCGTGATCGGCTTAAGCCTGGGACTGGGACTCTCGTATTGGCATGTGAAGCTAAAAGTAGATTATCAATTCAATTGGTTTGAATACGTAAAACATGTGCCGTTCCGGTTCTACGAACTCACCCGAACCCCGCGCGCGCTCGGCTTCCTCGGCTTGATCATGTTGCTGTATAAGTCGGGATGGTTCAACGGGTTCTTTGCCATCTTCAGACCTGTCGGACAAATGGCGTTCACCAACTACCTCGGACAATCGTTGATCTGCGGCATCATTTTCAATGGCTATGGCTTTGCGCTTTTTGGAAAACTACAACGCTATGAGATCTATCTGGTCGTTGCTGCCGTGTGGACGTTTCAGATCATCTTCTGTAACATCTGGATGCGTTTCTTTTTATACGGACCGCTCGAATGGGCCTGGAGAAGTCTTACCTATTGGAAAAGACAACCGTTTGTCCGCAGCGAAACACAGCCTTCCGTCGATGTGGTCAACGCTTAA
- a CDS encoding Hsp70 family protein, with amino-acid sequence MTSISCGIDFGTSNSSVAIGTGTTVSLVPVEGEQVTIPSALFFLRPNNDAYFGREAVNLFFERKEGRFMRSLKRVLGTSLMTQGTAVNNRHMQFSRIIGLFLKNLKEKTDTFAGTDVENVVMGRPVHFVDHNPAADDRAQEELKAIAQQVGFRHVEFQFEPIAAAFAHEVNIQGEQLAIVVDLGGGTSDFTVIKLSNRYIRKADRTADILASTGVRIGGNDFDKELSLARIMPEIGYRTTYGEKNIEVPLHPFHQLAEWSKVNFIYTPKALMQTRQILHQSHDPSRYARLLRVLEKETGHALLAAAERAKIVLTAQEEHQALFDFIEDDFVVNIGRSQFEISIQEEVRKISAAATKCLHDAQVKPEAIDLVILTGGSTEVPLVQTEFKRLFPQAAIADENKLSSVGLGLAYDSQNKFSGV; translated from the coding sequence ATGACCTCCATCTCCTGTGGCATCGACTTCGGAACGTCCAATTCGAGCGTGGCCATTGGAACGGGCACGACCGTGAGCCTGGTCCCGGTGGAAGGCGAGCAGGTGACCATTCCCAGCGCGCTCTTTTTTCTGCGACCCAACAACGACGCCTACTTCGGCCGCGAGGCCGTGAACCTGTTCTTCGAGCGCAAAGAGGGCCGCTTCATGCGAAGTCTGAAACGCGTGCTCGGCACTTCGCTCATGACACAGGGCACCGCCGTGAACAACCGCCACATGCAGTTTAGCCGCATCATCGGTTTGTTTTTGAAGAACCTGAAAGAAAAAACCGACACCTTCGCGGGAACCGACGTTGAAAATGTGGTGATGGGCCGCCCCGTCCATTTTGTGGACCACAACCCCGCCGCCGACGATCGCGCGCAGGAAGAGTTGAAAGCCATTGCACAGCAAGTGGGCTTTCGCCATGTGGAGTTTCAGTTCGAACCCATCGCCGCCGCGTTTGCACACGAGGTGAACATTCAAGGCGAGCAACTGGCCATTGTGGTTGACCTGGGAGGGGGCACTTCCGATTTCACGGTGATCAAATTATCGAACCGGTATATTCGAAAAGCCGACCGCACGGCCGACATATTGGCCAGCACGGGTGTGCGCATTGGTGGGAATGATTTTGACAAGGAGCTGAGTTTGGCGCGCATCATGCCCGAGATCGGCTATCGCACTACGTATGGCGAAAAAAATATAGAAGTTCCGTTACATCCGTTTCACCAGTTGGCCGAATGGAGCAAGGTCAATTTCATCTATACACCAAAAGCGCTGATGCAAACCCGCCAGATCCTGCATCAATCGCACGACCCAAGCCGGTACGCGAGGCTGCTCCGCGTGCTGGAAAAAGAAACGGGTCATGCCTTGTTGGCGGCCGCCGAACGGGCGAAGATCGTGTTGACGGCGCAAGAAGAGCACCAGGCCCTCTTTGATTTTATTGAAGATGATTTTGTGGTGAACATTGGCCGATCTCAATTTGAAATCTCCATCCAGGAAGAGGTGCGCAAAATTTCGGCTGCGGCCACGAAGTGCCTGCACGACGCACAAGTGAAACCGGAAGCGATCGACCTGGTGATCCTGACGGGTGGGTCAACCGAAGTTCCGCTGGTGCAGACGGAGTTCAAAAGGCTTTTTCCCCAAGCTGCCATCGCCGACGAAAACAAGTTGAGCAGTGTAGGGCTGGGGTTGGCGTATGACAGCCAAAATAAATTTAGCGGCGTGTGA
- a CDS encoding ABC transporter permease gives MIRNYFRIAYRSLLKNKAFSFINIFGLAAGLAAFLFIIHYVRFERSYERYNRNASNMFRITLDLYNGSEYVVTDCETYAPTGPILKEKMPEVVDYARMYHNDGLQDIKVGDQKFLEEGIYFADPSAFSLFALNVVHGEPGKALSAPYQTVITRSIARKYFGRENVLDEEIVIDRSKYHVSAVIEDLPANTHLKFGILLSHATLKQKYGYEEDSWAGNNEFTYLLMKPGTDLAAFNKKLTEFSFSMKEKINYDRLAAEHMADIHLYSHKTFEPEQNGNARTVSFLLLIAIFIIVIAWVNYINLSTTRAVERAREVGIRKVMGSLKSQLIFQFLSESFLVNGMAATLAYVFFITALPIFRELTGQPLPIELAHDATFWYIFAALWIAGTFLSGIYPAFVLSSFNPSTVLKGKFRSSSHGQWLRQGLVVFQFSATVILLASMCTIYLQITHLRKVDLGMNIEQTLVVRGPNSEMSDSVYQASYRALKTELLRHPSVQQVAGAGSLPGVSLHELSTTNDVKRIGHEQEGGSYNYYQYNIDADFLAAMGMKLVAGRNFTNDDPNFDKVILNEEAVRRLGFSNAEEAIGSRITRRTRWKGEPPEIIGVIKNYYQRSPKEEHIPMIFTYGNYAAYFALRLKTSEPAKTIAEVKQVWDAVYPDNLFHYFFLDDQYDQQYRADVQFGAVIGTFSALAVFIACLGLFGLSSFTIVQRTKEIGIRKVLGASVMQIVTLLSQDFAKVIFIAALLALPVAYFAMETWLSNYAVRIDLSAWIFILPVAMIFLFALGTVSVQTIRSALSNPSKALKQE, from the coding sequence AGCCTTCCTCTTCATCATCCACTACGTCCGGTTCGAACGAAGTTACGAGCGCTACAACAGGAACGCGTCGAACATGTTCCGGATCACCCTGGACCTCTATAACGGCTCCGAATATGTGGTGACCGATTGCGAAACCTACGCTCCCACCGGTCCGATACTGAAGGAGAAAATGCCGGAAGTAGTTGACTATGCGAGAATGTATCACAACGACGGGTTACAGGATATCAAAGTGGGCGATCAAAAATTCCTGGAGGAAGGCATCTACTTCGCCGACCCTTCAGCCTTTTCGTTGTTTGCGTTGAACGTTGTACATGGCGAGCCGGGCAAAGCGCTCTCGGCACCGTATCAGACCGTGATCACCCGATCCATCGCCAGAAAATATTTTGGACGCGAAAATGTCCTGGACGAAGAAATTGTGATCGACCGGAGTAAATATCATGTATCGGCTGTCATCGAAGATCTGCCGGCGAATACGCACTTGAAGTTTGGTATACTGTTGTCGCACGCCACCCTGAAGCAGAAGTACGGTTATGAGGAAGATTCCTGGGCAGGCAACAACGAATTTACCTATCTGCTCATGAAGCCGGGTACGGATCTGGCGGCGTTCAACAAAAAGCTCACAGAATTTTCTTTCTCCATGAAGGAAAAGATCAACTACGACCGGCTCGCGGCAGAGCACATGGCCGACATTCACTTGTATTCGCATAAGACCTTTGAGCCCGAGCAAAATGGCAATGCCCGTACAGTATCTTTCCTGCTGCTCATTGCCATCTTTATAATCGTGATTGCCTGGGTGAACTACATCAACCTTTCCACCACACGTGCCGTGGAGCGCGCGCGTGAAGTGGGTATTCGTAAAGTGATGGGCTCGCTGAAGTCGCAACTCATCTTTCAGTTTCTGTCGGAATCTTTTCTTGTCAATGGCATGGCTGCGACCTTGGCCTATGTGTTTTTTATTACCGCCTTGCCGATCTTTCGCGAGCTGACGGGTCAACCCCTTCCGATCGAACTGGCCCACGACGCAACGTTCTGGTATATCTTTGCCGCGCTTTGGATTGCCGGCACTTTTTTATCCGGTATCTATCCCGCTTTTGTGTTGTCGTCTTTCAATCCGTCGACGGTACTGAAGGGAAAATTCCGTTCTTCATCCCACGGCCAGTGGCTGCGACAGGGTTTGGTTGTGTTTCAGTTTAGCGCTACCGTGATCTTGTTGGCCAGCATGTGTACCATATACCTGCAGATCACGCATTTGAGAAAGGTGGACCTGGGCATGAACATCGAGCAAACGCTGGTGGTGCGAGGCCCCAACAGTGAGATGTCCGATTCGGTGTATCAGGCTTCGTATCGCGCCCTGAAAACGGAACTCCTTCGTCATCCTTCGGTGCAACAAGTGGCCGGGGCAGGATCGCTTCCCGGTGTGAGCTTACACGAGTTGAGCACGACGAATGACGTAAAGCGTATCGGGCATGAGCAGGAGGGTGGGAGTTACAATTACTATCAATACAACATCGATGCCGACTTCCTTGCCGCCATGGGAATGAAGCTGGTTGCCGGCCGCAACTTTACCAACGACGATCCCAACTTCGACAAGGTCATCCTCAATGAAGAAGCGGTGCGACGGCTTGGATTTTCAAATGCCGAAGAAGCGATCGGCAGTCGCATTACCCGGCGCACGCGTTGGAAGGGCGAGCCGCCCGAGATCATCGGCGTGATCAAGAATTATTACCAGCGTTCGCCAAAGGAAGAACATATTCCTATGATCTTTACGTATGGCAACTACGCGGCTTACTTCGCCCTGCGGCTGAAGACCAGTGAACCGGCAAAGACTATCGCCGAAGTGAAGCAGGTTTGGGATGCCGTGTACCCCGACAACCTATTCCATTATTTCTTCCTCGACGATCAATATGATCAACAGTATCGCGCCGATGTCCAGTTTGGCGCCGTGATCGGCACGTTCTCCGCCTTGGCTGTATTCATCGCTTGCCTGGGGCTGTTTGGTCTCTCGTCGTTCACGATCGTGCAGCGCACCAAAGAGATCGGCATCCGCAAAGTGTTGGGCGCATCGGTGATGCAAATTGTGACACTGCTTTCACAGGATTTCGCCAAGGTCATTTTCATTGCGGCATTGCTGGCGTTGCCCGTGGCGTATTTTGCCATGGAAACCTGGCTATCAAACTATGCGGTTAGGATTGATTTGAGTGCCTGGATCTTCATACTGCCGGTGGCCATGATCTTTTTATTCGCCTTGGGGACAGTTAGCGTACAGACCATTCGATCGGCCCTCTCTAATCCATCCAAGGCCTTAAAACAGGAGTAA
- a CDS encoding DUF2167 domain-containing protein: MKTLLPLALCLFIVSAFANEADSTQTFIDSLEATFNYQHGEIKFENGIGTLNVPAGFRYLDSKQSEYVIHDLWGNPDGSGTLGMLLPEDIGITEGAWAFIITYEEMGYVKDDDADDIDYDELLEQLQTETNEANEERKKEGYEPITLVGWAAKPYYDKSKNVLHWAKEIKFGDAEESTLNYNVRILGRKGVLVLNAVASMEELPEVEKNIDPVLTSFNYGEGNKYSDFNPDLDEVAAWTIGGLVAGKVLAKVGILALLLKNIKLIGLAIVGAFAGIRRWFKKKVDPPAVRDIGGGTPEPPADSTPA, encoded by the coding sequence ATGAAAACGTTACTCCCCCTCGCGTTGTGCTTATTCATCGTGAGCGCCTTCGCCAACGAAGCCGACAGCACGCAGACCTTTATCGATAGTCTGGAAGCCACCTTCAACTATCAGCACGGCGAAATCAAATTTGAAAACGGCATCGGCACATTGAATGTGCCGGCGGGTTTCCGCTACCTCGACTCCAAGCAGAGCGAATACGTGATCCACGACCTATGGGGAAACCCGGATGGCTCGGGAACCTTGGGCATGCTCTTGCCTGAGGACATCGGCATCACGGAAGGCGCATGGGCTTTCATCATCACCTATGAGGAGATGGGCTATGTGAAAGACGACGATGCAGATGACATCGATTATGACGAACTGTTGGAACAACTTCAAACCGAAACAAACGAAGCCAACGAGGAACGCAAGAAAGAAGGTTATGAACCCATTACCCTCGTGGGATGGGCCGCCAAACCCTACTACGACAAAAGCAAAAACGTGCTGCACTGGGCCAAAGAAATAAAGTTTGGCGATGCTGAAGAGAGCACCCTAAACTATAACGTGCGCATCCTGGGAAGAAAAGGTGTGTTGGTCCTGAATGCCGTCGCCTCCATGGAAGAGCTTCCGGAAGTGGAGAAGAATATTGATCCCGTCCTTACCTCGTTCAACTATGGAGAGGGCAACAAATATTCCGATTTCAACCCCGACCTCGATGAAGTGGCCGCCTGGACCATAGGAGGTCTGGTAGCCGGAAAAGTCCTGGCCAAGGTTGGGATCCTGGCGCTGCTCTTGAAGAACATCAAACTGATCGGCCTCGCCATCGTAGGCGCCTTCGCCGGCATCCGCAGGTGGTTCAAGAAAAAAGTCGATCCCCCCGCGGTGCGGGACATCGGCGGTGGCACACCAGAACCACCCGCAGACTCTACACCGGCATAA